The following nucleotide sequence is from Aptenodytes patagonicus chromosome 6, bAptPat1.pri.cur, whole genome shotgun sequence.
TCTCCTTTCGGTCCCACCGGGCCCTGCAGGGAGGAGCACAGAGCCCGCGTCAGCCCTGACCCACCAAAGGCAGACCCCGATGACCACCCTGGCATCACTGCAGCAGGACCAGCAACCAGATGTTTCACCAAAGCATGCCCAGAGTTTTCACTCTGACTCCCCCTCTGGTGCCCAGGCACTGCCCCATGCCCCACTGCAGGCACCAGTGCCACCCCTGCAGTCCTCAGGCCTGCCACGAACTCACCGGGAAGCCGGCGTGACCCGGTCTGCcctgcagagaaaagcagagatgcCCATATGAGCAGACCCCGTCTTTCCAAGAAACTGGGTGCCCTCCTGGCACTGCCGGAGGGGTGCGGGTGGCAGGGGGCACCTACCTCTGGACCGGGCAAAGCTGCCAAAGACTTCTgtaaaaagagataaaacaagGTTTTTCACCCCGAGCTTTGCTCTGAAGAGGTCAGAGCTCCTGGAGAAGTCTCTCTTGGTCCCCTTGCATGATGGGTGCTGGGCAggacccccctcctccccccccggttTTAGCTCCCCCAAGCTGCGATGAAGCCAGGACCCACCACTTACATCTTCACTTGAGACAGCAATGACCTGTCCAGGGGGACCAGGTGGACCGGGGGGGCCGGGCAGCCCCACACCATCTTGGCCTTGCTCACCCTGGAAGACACAAGCTgtcagccccagggccaccgcTGGCCAGTCTCCGTCCCCAGCCCAGTGGCACCTACCTTCTCACCGGGGCTGCCTCTGTCACCTTTGGGTCCCTggaaggaggagcaggcaggggtgaGCTTCCTGCTTGGCACCACACGCAGCTGGACCCTGGCTCACAAGCGGAGACCCCCTCCTGCCTGCGGCTCAGCAAAACCTTTCAGGCCAACCCCCCCCCGCCTGCAAGGTCCAGGCAGCAAGCCAGGGTGGGATGCTTTTGGGTGGAGGTGGTGGCAAGCAGGGTGGCAAGCTGATGAGTATGGGGTCCCAAGCAGCATGGGCACCCCTGGCACACAGTGAGCATGGACCCAGAGCAGGGGAACAGCTGAAGGCACAGGGGGGGTGGATTTTGGCTGCTGGGGGCAGATTTTGGTTGCTGGGGTTGAATTTTGGCTGCTGGGGATGGGGCTGCTGTAAGTGGCCCTGCAGTGCGCAAGGGTACCCCGCCTGGAGCAAGGCGGGGCTTCTGGAAAGGGGGAGCTGATGCTCCTACCTGCGGTCCGGGGAAGCCCTCCAGTCCAGGGCGGCCATCCACGCCGGGCATGCCAGCATCTCCCTGCAACAAGACGCGGGAAAGGGCAAGATGCAGTACAGAGCATCCTCCCAACAGCCCCAGGTTGGGGAGCACAGGGGTCTTCCTCAGCACTCCACCAACCCCAGAGGCTCACACACAGCCCGTCCTGACCTCCTGGCACTCCTACCTTCAGTCCTGGCAAGCcgggctgcccagggctgccgaCCTCCCCCTGCAATGAAAGAGGTATGACAGCAGGAGCATCCCCACAGGCTGCCTGTGGGCATCCTGCacggatggagccaggctcctgcagctgcctctggCAAAGGGCAAGGAAGGTGTTTGAAGGGCTCCTCACCTTCACCCCCGGCAGTCCCGGCACCCCCTGCAAGCAACAAGAAGGGGACCATGAGCGTGGGGTGATGGCAGGGGACACAATGGTGGGGGATGCCCCAGGGAGCCcaagatggagggagggaaggggcaagAATGGAGCTACCTGTGGTCCTTCAGGTCCGGGTGGTCCGGGGGAGCTGGCAGCGAACGGCAGCCCCGAGCCCTCCATGTCGCCctaggcagggggagaaggggctgAGCCACATCTGCCCCCTGCTCCAGCTCATCCCACCCTCCCATCACAGGGGTGATCACTTACAAATCCAGCCTCATAGACTGGCCCTGGTGGTCCCGGGGGACCAGGGGGTCCCGGCTGCCCTCGGGGTCCGATGGGCCCAGGAAGGCCAGCTAACCCCATTTCTCCCGGGGCTCCTGCTGGTCCCATTTCTCCCTTGCTGCCCTGCAAaggggacaagaaaaaaaaagggcacagaTGGGACAAGGTGGCAACAGTCCGTGTCTGGAGCCTGCAAGTGGGAGGCAGCGCATCCCCTCCCGCATCTTCAAACCACCCCTTGGGACAGGGCACAGATGCTCCCCTGTCTCCGGGGCAGAGGGTCTTTGCAGTATGGGACATCGCCCAGCTCCGGCATCCCTCGTCCTGGCTGTCCTCGCATGGCCCTGGCTCCCCGTGCGATGAGCACGATGGCCACCAGAGGCTCATCTAAAATCATAAATGTGATATTTTTTGCATGCACTGCTGGCTCCGATGCAGCGGCAAAGCTCAGCACTGAGGGGGGATGCTCACAGGCACCCTTGATCTTTGCTACGGGTCTTGGAGCAGCAGGATCAGTCCTTATGCCCACTGCCGCCCCATCTGCCCTCTCAATGTCGGCAGCATTAAGAAACCTTAACTCTTGAGGGTCTTGCCCCCAGCTCAGGCTGTGGTGGATGGGTCATCCCAAGGGCATCCTGGACCCCCAGGGAGGGGAGGGCGATCGTGTGCGTCCCAGCAAGCCTTTACCTCCACCCTCGGGGATGCAGGGTGGAAAGAAGCtcatgcaggcaggcaggagagcgATGCGCAGAAGATGGGGTGTTTCCCAGAGGGGTGCGGGCACGCAAAACCCCCCAAGCAAACCCTCTTCTGTGCCTTGAAACACCGTTTGGCTTGCCTGCCCACTTCTTGAGGCAGCAGTGCCTGGACCAAAGCCAAGTGAGGGTGGTAGGAGCCTGGCGAGCATTCCGGGGGTGATTGGTGGCTCCACACACCCTTGAGCCATGGCCCTACTCTGCTCCAGGAGGAACCCAAATACCAGCATCCCCCTCCCTGCTCCGGCACGAGGTGGCCCCCAAAGCAGCATCCCTTCCTCCAGTCTGCAATGCACGTGGGACCCCCTGCCAAGAAACCCACCCCAGGCACAGTACCTTGGGTCCCGGTGCACCAGGGAGGCCAAGGTCACCCACATCgccctggggaggagaaggaaggagaagagagtgTGAAGAAGCTGCCTTGCTCCAGGAGCAGGTTGCTGCTCTCCAGtccagggatggagggagctgggACCTCCCCAAGATGTGCCAGGGGACCGAGCGGCAGCTGCTGTGGCCCCCCCTGGGGTGCCAGCTGCCTCGCGGGGGAACCATGACATGCTTCCAGGGGACATGGGACACTCACCTGTTCTCCTTTGGGCCCcagctgcccagccgccccgtcTCTTCCAGGAGGACCCTGAGGACCCTGCAAGATGCCCAGGAGCTGGCTCCAGTGCAGGGAAACCCCGTGGGGCTGGTGGGCACAGAGCCCCCCACTGCCACAAGGGGCAGTTATGGCCACATGGCTGCAGGGGGGCCCTGGGATGGGTCCCCTTGGCCGCCCCATGCACCTACCGCTGGCCCCGGGGGCCCGGGGGTCCCATCcctgcctggcagccctggtgGTCCCAGCAGGTCCGTGAGGTTCATCCCAAACCGTCCTGGCTCCCCTGGCAAACCAGGCACGCCGGGTGGCCCTGGGGGACCGGGTGGCCCTCGTGGACCCTAcaagagaaggaggggaggacGGCTAAGTGTGTCCCCCCACTCCCTGACAGCAGAAGGTGACCTGCACTCACCCGCAGGCTCTCCAGGTCGCCGCCGAAGCCAGAGCCCTCCATGTCGATGAaggtctggggagaagcagaAGGGTGATGTCAGGCACTGATGGCCAGAGCTGGGGCGCTCGGTGGCGCGGCGATGCTGCGCAGGGGCTGACGGCAGCATCTCACTCCTCTATGTGCCCCCAAACCCGTGTCCCAGGGGGCACCCACCAGCTTGTCGTGCTTGGAGGAGGGTCCTGGCAGTCCTGGGGGACCGGGTGGTCCAGGCGGTCCCCTTGGCCCCATGCCTGGGTCACCCTGGCACAGAGGAGAGAGCGCAGTTTGCGAGCATAGCCCAGCTGCCCGTGAGAGGAAGGGGGGGCAGCAGCATGTGCCATCTCCCCACACCAGCACTGGCACTCACCTTCTCCCCCTTCAGACCAGGCTCCCCTGGCGTCCCAGGGAACCCCTGCGGTCCCATATTGCCCTGCGAAGGGGAGCAGTGGGGGGTCAGTGGGCAGCAAGACAAGGGGGGTGGCCAGCACCCATTgccccgccacccccccaccccccacttACGGGTTTGCCATCCTCGCCAGGATCGCCCTAGGGATGGCAGAGAGGGGAGAGGTCagtgtgcaggcaggcaggcaagcaggcagggctggggggggagaagATACCCGAGGGGCAGGGAGCTTGACTCACGGGCTCGCCGTCCCTGCCAGGGGCTCCGTCCTTCCCCGGCGGCCCTGGGGGACCAGTGACCTGCTCCACCATCAAGCCATTAGTGTGCTGCGAGAGGGTCCCGGGGGTGCCGGGGTCACCCGGCTCCCCTTTCTGGCCCTTGGAGCCAGGGTAGCCAAATCCAGCGCTGCCCTGGGGAGCGGAGGGAAAAGAGGATGGGTGGCACGACCCCAGGGGTGGCAGCCCAGGCAGGCATGGCTTTGCCCTGGCTCCCCCTGCGATGCTCACCTTAACACCCAGTTCTCCTTTCTCCCCCTGCAGGATAGAAACAAAGAGGAGCAGGTGTCAAACGTGGACATGTCAGTGGCATCCTCGAGACCCTGGGATCCCCTCTCTCACCCACCTTTTCACCCTTGACACTGCCCGTCCCCATGATGCTGCCGGTCCCAGAGTCCCCTTTCAGGCCACGCTCACCCTTCTCCCCCTTTTCACCTTTGGGGCCAGTGcctgagggaagggaaaagggactCGGTTGTGCTCGGGGACGGCCACACCACCATGTCCCCACCAGTGTGCCCTGGGGCTGGCCAGCATGGTGGGGAAGGGGATGCTGCTGTCAGCATTACCTCCCGCAGAGACCCGCAGTGTCCCCTCTGCTCTGGTCCTCTCGGCTTGCTGTGGGGAGCCTCCGCTGCTCCTTGGCCCACTGCCCGCTGCCACGGGGGGAGAGGTGACAGGGATGGCATCCACCAGCCCCGGGACACCCTGTGCCAACAATAAGGGGACACCGCGGCGCCGTTCACCTCCTGGTGCCCTCTCAAAAGGGACAGGTGCCGGGACCCCATCAGGCATCCCAGGACCTTGACCATGGAGGGCACCCAGCCCTCCTCGTCCCTAAAATCTTGGGATCCTGCCACTGAGTGCAACACCCACAGGCACCAACTCACTCTGTCTTTCCCCGAGGGTTGGCGTCCACCTTCTGCCCCGCTGCCAAAATCACCAGAGACCTGCATTTGCCCAGGGAGAAGGGGCGAGGGTTCAGCTGGGAGCACGGGGtggcagccccccagcctgccccggcTGGGCTGCCAGTGCTCACCTCCTCAGCgtcgtcctcttcttcctcacactgGTGCTCAGCCGCCCGCGGGTCCCCTTGCAGCTTCAAGTCGGCAATCACCCCCTGGAAGGAAACCACACCGAGGGCTGCCACGGATGGACATGCACCACGGATGGACATGAGCCATAAGCCACCCCACAGCATGATGTGACCTGCCGTGCCACCCAGCCACCACGTCTCCGAGTGCCCCACGTACATCAGGCTCTTTCACCTGGCGTGGAGAGAGCTCTCCACCTGAGCATCCATGTCCTGGCACTGCGAGGTTTCAACCTTGCAGCCCCGGTCTCCAGTGCCACTGGCATGGCTTGGCGAGCCATGGGGAAAAGCCCTGTGCCAGGACTGGCACCAGGCTGGCCAAGCAGAGGTGGCAGCCAGGATCTGGCCAGCTGGACAGCAACGCTTTGGCCATGCTCTTCATTCCCCCTCTCCagagggctccccagctgcagatGGACCCTCCGCCCCAAGCAAGGGCCACTGGCAGGTCCCAGTCCACTGCAGCCCCAGTTTTGTATTTCTTAGGCTAATCTGCACTTCCTTactatttatttgggttttgcaAGCACTGTGCACATCCAAGCCACTTGTTTATACAAGAAACCTCCACAAATTCCTTCCTAAGGATGCTGCCTCCAGACAAAGCCCCGTAGCCAAGTTACCTGCGCTGCctgggagggcagcagccccGTCTCAGCTGGGGAGGGTGTGTGGGTACCAGCCTGAACCTTACGCCTCCCATGGTAAGGGGGCTCACCCAGTGCACCTCACGGCCCAGCCCAGGTCCTTGCTGCTGAGATAGAACGCTGCTGGGATGGGATACTGCTCGTCCCTCTGATCCCAGTGGGGAGGTGCTGGGGACCATGCTGGGAAGCAAGCTCGGAGAGGGCAGATACCTCCTGCTTGGTGTCTCTTCTCTGGGCAAGACACCTAAAATAATATTTGGGTTCGCTTGAAAGCACAGCACAACACGTCCGGGAAGGAGCCGCACTCAGGAAACACAATGGGTTTAAGAAAACAAGAATCAGGGGCAGTTGCAGTTCAGCCAGGCTGGCTATGATATTATACTAtgaatatattataaatatataatattacagatatataataaatgtaatatataataaatatattatatttttaatgtatataataaaatatatattaaaaaatccctCCCACAAGCAAATGCCCCCCAGGTGGGTTGTGACCTCCTCCAGCTGCTCGCCCTGGCGACAGCCGGCTCTAATCCACCCGTCTCCTCCCTGCTGAGCACCAGCATCAAGCCCAAACTTTGATAAATGCAACACTCCAGCCTGATCCTGGGGCTTGCCAAAGGCATCGGAAATAATCCAGTTCCAGCCCTGAACCGAGGCATCCCCGTGAGGGATGGTTATAAGGGCCCTTTGCAGCCCGTTCGCCCCAATAAAGGGGGCAGCAGCACCGTAGGTCTTACTGTACATCCAGCTACGATCAAACCCTCCTGCCAGACCCTGGCTGAGACCCCATTTACAGTAACCCCCTTGATATCTGCTGTCCTAGGGGCTTCTGCGTTACCTGCAGATTTCACCCCTCCAAGTTTCATCCTGTTGACACAAAGGCAACTCAGGAAGAAGCACAGATGCCAGCTGAGACCTCACCAGCAGCCCTCCAGCTGCCCATGAGCAGCTCGTCTCGTGGCTTGACCAAGGGCCAGGTTTTAATCAGCTTGATGCCCTGTTAGTTCCAGATAACGCGAGTCGGGGCTGATCAGCAATGGAAATACCACGAGGCAGTCAGATGCCAAGGAGACATCCAAGCCTGTGCTCCCCGCTCCCATCTCGGCCGGCCGAGGCAGTCAGCCTCCATCCCTCGATGGCGGCTATTCTCCGCGGGAAAACTGGGGGCGGGCGGTGGGATCGGGTGTTTGGCAAGCTCGGGAACATCATCTGCTAGAAAGGCAGGAGTGCTTTGCTCCACTTTGGGCTGTTGGTTTGCCTTCCTACTGGTGCCACACcctctccagctggggagaggagttTCTCCATGGCCATGACCTGGCCCTTCCGGCAGGTTCAAGAGCAAAAAATTGTTcttcaagaaaagaaagttgCTCTTGAGACCTCAAGGGACCAACTCAAATCCCAGCACAAACTGGTCCCCAGCCCATCAATCATTAACCCTTCCCAGAGGAGCTTTCCCTGCCCGAAGCAGTTTAACTGGGACTGCAGCAGCGCTACTCGTTAGTCAAGATGATGTTTAAGCtcagaaatgtgttttgcaaaGCTCCCTGGGAAAAGCATCGCTGCACTCAGCAGAGCCTCTGTTGCTGGGCAAACTGCGCTCAACCCAGGAGAAATCCAGCGGTGCAATCCTGAACTTTACTCTCCTCAAGTACCACGGGGGATTTCCACGTCAGCTGGGCATCTTCCCCACACTTTCCATAAACCTTATCTAGAACATAAGTCATGCTGAAATCACGGGCTGAGCTATCACCTCCACTCCTTGCTCTCCAAAGTCTTCCTGCAGATACTGCCCTACGTCAGCCAACAAAGATATGCTCCGGCCCAAGCATTTTTTCCAGCTAAGAGAGACATTTTATCAGCCAAACCAGCTCCTCCACCAAAGGAGTTGGGTATTTTTAGCAAAGGGGAGACTCGAAGAGGCTCAGTGTTTGCTGGAAGAGGTATGGGCAATGGTGGCTGCTGTAGCACAACCCcatctcctcctgccagcccacctTGAGAGCTTTGCCTTGGTGAGACCCAAGACAACAAAGTTGGTGGCATCTCAAGCCACCTTTCTCTGCCATCTCAAGCAACTCCTTCCCCAGGGATGCACGCGGAGTGTGGGCGCTGGTTTGTCTTCTGGGCAAAGAGATTGGTTCAACAGGCACAGGCTGGTGTCACGTCCCTCCAGCCTCACCCAGGCTTCTCCTTGGAGATGCTCCTTGGAGTGACCCAAGGCCTTACCTGGTATTTATCTGGGTCAGCTCCTCCAGCCTGAGCAACAAAGAGCCCGGAGCCATCTTCCAGTTCCATCTCATCCGGGGAGCGCTCAAAGCGCACCCGCTCGTGCTCCTCACAGTCCAGGTAGAGAACGACTTCGTCCTCCTCCACGCTGATGGCGAAGCGCGTCCACTGGTTGAGCAAGGTGGGCACAGTGAAGATGGCTGCTGCATATGAGCTTGTTGAGCCTGGCTCTGTGTAGTAGAAGATGATCTGCTGCTTGCCCACCCGCAGCTCTGAGAGCTTGACGCCCACATAGATGATACTCTGCGAGGAGTCCGTGACAGCAAAGAGCACGCCGGCCCGGGGGGTGGTGGGCTGGATGTGGAACAGAAGGGAAAAGTCCCGGTAGAAAGGGCTCGGCAGGTGGTACCGGGCCACCTGGCCCGTGTTGGCATTGGGGCCGAAGACATAGCCGGGGTTGTTGTCGGGGCCGTAAATTTTGAGGATCTCCTCCGGCGGGGGGTCTCCGATCAGCTCCAGGAGGCTGACCTCAGCGCTCAGGTTCTCtgcaagaggaagggaaaggggatgGTCACAACTGGCCTGGCAAGGATGGTCACCCTCAGCAAGGCGCCTTGGGGGGACACCACTGGCTATGCCTCCCCCACATACCACTCTTCAGTGGCTCCCTCTGCTCGCCCTCCCCAGGGCCCGGGATTTTCCTTCAGACTGCAGGTTGGCCAAGGCAGCAATGCTCCTTGAGCTGCTCCCACCACACAGTTGGGATGTGGCTCCCAAAATGCCACCCATTCCCTGCTGCTGGCCCTCCAACCATGGCCAGGACATCCCTGAGATGGGATAAAACCAAAGGGATCTTGCCCGTGGTAGCAACATGCCTGTGCAGGCAGCGGGGGATGCTGCCGGAGCACTGGGATGCTGAACAACCACAGAGCCACAAGGAAGTGTGTTGCATCCGTACCCGCTCCAGGGTCATGGTGACCCCCCACATCATCCCAGGACAAGCTCATGGGGTCACCCTGGCTGGGAACAAATCAGAGCCATCTTGCAACATCCTGGGAATGGGGCTCGAGCCGGTGGGCTCTGTCAGCTTCCCAGATGATCTCAATTTGGAGCTTGCCTCCTTTCCCGACTCCTTTTTCTCAAGGCGCTTGGGGAAGTTCTGCTTGGGACGGTCTCTCCTACCCGACGCAGCTGAACATCTGGCCGGGGTGAGCCGGCCCTCTGTACGCCAGCTCCTGTTGTTTTGGCAGCAGGCACATCCTCATCGCCCACACACCGGGCGCTGGATTCCTCCTCTCCTATGTCAACTGCTCGGGTGGGTGCCAACTCGATGGGATTGAGCACGTCGGGTGCTTTTTAACTCTGTGCTTCCCGGGAGCGAGGAAACCCAACTACCCCAGCTCCAAAACAGCCGAGGGCTCTGCACTGTGAACGGACGCTTGGAGCCGATTTTGGCCCCATCCTGAGTCAAGAGCAGGAGCTGAGACAATTCAATATCCCCAACTCCATCCCTGTTGTTTCACATGAGTAATGGGGGGTTATCAGAGGTGTGTTGGGCTGGGGAGGACCAGCCAGGAACCTCCACCCTGC
It contains:
- the COL18A1 gene encoding collagen alpha-1(XVIII) chain isoform X2 codes for the protein MRSGCPPWRLLLGLFVLLVPAASQEPENLSAEVSLLELIGDPPPEEILKIYGPDNNPGYVFGPNANTGQVARYHLPSPFYRDFSLLFHIQPTTPRAGVLFAVTDSSQSIIYVGVKLSELRVGKQQIIFYYTEPGSTSSYAAAIFTVPTLLNQWTRFAISVEEDEVVLYLDCEEHERVRFERSPDEMELEDGSGLFVAQAGGADPDKYQGVIADLKLQGDPRAAEHQCEEEEDDAEEVSGDFGSGAEGGRQPSGKDRGVPGLVDAIPVTSPPVAAGSGPRSSGGSPQQAERTRAEGTLRVSAGGTGPKGEKGEKGERGLKGDSGTGSIMGTGSVKGEKGEKGELGVKGSAGFGYPGSKGQKGEPGDPGTPGTLSQHTNGLMVEQVTGPPGPPGKDGAPGRDGEPGDPGEDGKPGNMGPQGFPGTPGEPGLKGEKGDPGMGPRGPPGPPGPPGLPGPSSKHDKLTFIDMEGSGFGGDLESLRGPRGPPGPPGPPGVPGLPGEPGRFGMNLTDLLGPPGLPGRDGTPGPPGPAGPQGPPGRDGAAGQLGPKGEQGDVGDLGLPGAPGPKGSKGEMGPAGAPGEMGLAGLPGPIGPRGQPGPPGPPGPPGPVYEAGFGDMEGSGLPFAASSPGPPGPEGPQGVPGLPGVKGEVGSPGQPGLPGLKGDAGMPGVDGRPGLEGFPGPQGPKGDRGSPGEKGEQGQDGVGLPGPPGPPGPPGQVIAVSSEDKSLAALPGPEGRPGHAGFPGPVGPKGDRGLSGPQGSPGLKGEKGEPGVIISPDGTVVTAKVKGEKGEPGLRGPMGPLGPQGRAGMKGEIGFPGRPGRPGMNGLKGEKGDPADVSSVLGLQGPPGPPGPPGPPGLPGSIVYDSSNAFSDTSHPALPAFPGFHQFPGQKGEKGDAGAPGPPGHFPYDLSHFGVNLRGDKGDAGPKGEKGEPGSTPLYGPSVSGLPGPPGPQGYPGLPGPKGDSIVGPPGPPGPQGPPGIGYEGQQGPPGPPGPPGPPSFPGPHRQAISIPGPPGPPGPPGPPGTSATSLGLRTLPTYQAMLSAMHELPEGGLVFLTDRQELYVRLRGGFRRVLLEEHTLISSSALDNEVYDKPPSIHYTGPQPPLQPRGPLHPLRNHGPPPTARPWRGDEVVANQHRLPEQPLLHHQHELLNSYYIHRRPDPAPVAAHVHQDFQPALHLVALNAPLSGGMRGIRGADFQCFQQARQVGLAGTFRAFLSSRLQDLYSIVRRADRAAVPIVNLRDEVLFSNWEALFTGSGAPLRAGARILSFDGRDVLRDAGWPQKSIWHGSDAKGRRLPESYCETWRTEERAATGQASSLGSGKLLEQAASSCQHAFVVLCIENSFMTAAKK